The following are encoded in a window of Cryobacterium sp. CG_9.6 genomic DNA:
- a CDS encoding heavy metal translocating P-type ATPase, producing the protein MHQSPSETGSHDAKHHAGMTHESIPPGHDDHAAMNHGAMGHAGHGDHVGQFRRLFWVMLGFAVPTIAFSGMFAGILGYSLPDILALTFISPVLGTVMYVWGGRPFLTGAVGEIRSRKPGMMLLIALAITVAFLASWGASLGILDQRLDFWWELALLIVIMLLGHWVEMRSLAQTGTALESLAALLPDEAERVVGDDTEIVNPASLVLGDVVMVRPGGRIPADGAIVEGTANVDESMLTGESRPVTRSPGDHVVAGAVATDSALRVRVDAVGDDTALAGISRLVAEAQASSSRAQRLADRAAGWLFWFALGAGALTAVIWTLLGTPDDAVIRTITVLVIACPHALGLAIPLVVSIATERAARGGVLIKDRLALESMRSVTSVLFDKTGTLTKGEPVVTAVQVTDGVTEAELLALAASVEGDSEHPLARAIVTAAGTHDLPVMRATDFHTEAASGVVATVEGRRISVGGPGMLRAHASEALAATQKWAEDGAIILHVLDGDRVLGAIALADEVRAESRQAVDALHTLGIQVVMITGDADAVAQKVAAELGIDRVFSGVHPTDKAAKVAELQAEGRIVAMVGDGVNDAPALAQANVGIAIGAGTDVAIASAGVILASDDPRSVLSVIELSRATYRKMKQNLWWAAGYNLLSVPLAAGVLAPIGFVLPMSVGALLMSVSTIVVALNAQLLRRLDLRPSVSAAALAPRTPVRV; encoded by the coding sequence ATGCACCAGTCACCGTCTGAAACAGGAAGCCATGACGCCAAGCACCACGCTGGCATGACGCACGAGAGCATCCCGCCCGGGCACGACGACCATGCTGCGATGAACCACGGAGCCATGGGGCACGCGGGGCACGGCGATCATGTGGGCCAGTTCCGGCGCCTGTTCTGGGTGATGCTGGGGTTCGCTGTTCCCACCATCGCCTTCAGCGGCATGTTCGCGGGGATCCTCGGATACTCACTACCCGACATCCTTGCCCTCACGTTCATCTCGCCCGTCCTCGGGACGGTCATGTACGTCTGGGGTGGCCGACCATTTCTCACGGGGGCTGTCGGAGAAATCCGCAGCCGCAAACCCGGCATGATGCTGCTGATTGCCCTCGCGATCACCGTGGCTTTTCTTGCAAGCTGGGGCGCAAGCCTCGGGATTCTCGACCAGCGCCTCGATTTCTGGTGGGAGCTGGCCCTGCTGATTGTGATCATGCTGCTGGGCCACTGGGTCGAGATGCGTTCCCTCGCGCAGACCGGAACGGCACTGGAATCGCTCGCCGCCCTGCTTCCCGACGAGGCCGAGCGCGTTGTCGGCGACGATACCGAGATCGTGAATCCGGCCAGCCTCGTCCTCGGCGACGTGGTGATGGTGCGGCCCGGCGGGCGCATTCCGGCCGACGGAGCAATTGTGGAGGGCACCGCCAACGTCGACGAATCCATGCTCACCGGTGAGTCCCGGCCGGTGACCCGCAGCCCGGGCGACCACGTGGTGGCCGGCGCGGTGGCCACCGATTCCGCGCTCCGAGTGCGGGTAGACGCCGTCGGAGACGACACCGCCCTCGCTGGCATTTCCCGACTGGTCGCCGAGGCACAGGCGTCCTCCTCCCGCGCTCAGCGTCTGGCTGACCGTGCCGCTGGCTGGTTGTTCTGGTTCGCCCTCGGTGCCGGTGCGCTCACGGCCGTGATCTGGACCCTGCTCGGCACGCCCGACGACGCGGTGATTCGCACCATCACCGTGCTCGTGATCGCCTGCCCGCATGCCCTCGGCCTCGCCATTCCCCTGGTCGTATCCATCGCCACCGAGCGCGCGGCCCGTGGGGGCGTGCTCATCAAGGACCGGCTGGCGCTCGAGAGCATGCGCTCCGTCACCTCCGTGCTCTTCGACAAGACAGGGACCCTCACCAAGGGTGAGCCCGTGGTGACCGCCGTGCAGGTGACCGACGGGGTCACGGAAGCCGAGTTGCTGGCGCTGGCGGCGTCCGTGGAGGGTGACAGCGAGCATCCGCTTGCTCGGGCCATCGTTACCGCCGCCGGGACGCACGATCTACCTGTGATGCGCGCTACCGATTTTCACACCGAGGCGGCGAGCGGAGTGGTGGCCACGGTTGAGGGTCGTCGCATCAGCGTCGGTGGCCCCGGCATGCTGCGCGCCCACGCCAGCGAGGCCCTGGCCGCTACTCAGAAGTGGGCGGAGGATGGCGCGATTATTCTGCACGTGCTCGACGGCGATCGGGTGCTGGGCGCGATCGCCCTCGCCGACGAGGTGCGTGCGGAGTCGCGCCAGGCTGTGGACGCGCTGCACACGCTCGGTATTCAGGTGGTGATGATCACCGGCGACGCCGACGCCGTGGCGCAGAAGGTTGCGGCCGAGCTGGGCATCGACCGCGTGTTCTCCGGTGTGCATCCCACCGACAAGGCCGCCAAGGTGGCTGAGCTGCAGGCGGAGGGACGCATCGTGGCCATGGTGGGCGACGGCGTCAACGACGCCCCGGCGCTCGCCCAGGCCAACGTGGGAATCGCGATTGGTGCCGGAACGGATGTCGCCATCGCGTCCGCCGGAGTCATCCTCGCCAGCGATGACCCACGTTCGGTGCTGTCCGTGATCGAGCTGTCCCGGGCCACGTACCGCAAGATGAAGCAAAACCTGTGGTGGGCCGCCGGGTACAACCTGCTCTCGGTTCCGCTCGCCGCCGGCGTTCTGGCGCCGATCGGCTTCGTGCTGCCCATGTCGGTGGGGGCCCTGCTCATGTCGGTCTCGACCATTGTCGTGGCGCTCAACGCCCAGCTGCTGCGCCGGCTCGACCTGCGCCCGTCGGTCAGCGCCGCAGCTCTCGCCCCGCGCACGCCGGTCCGCGTGTAG
- a CDS encoding FAD-dependent oxidoreductase produces the protein MKTLIVGGVAGGMSAATRLRRLDEQAEIVVFERGQYVSFANCGLPYYVGGLIENRSELLLQTPESLTSRFRLDVRINNEVTSIDRAARTVTVRNTLTGAFSTETYDRLILAAGASARIARAGLTTSTLRTVDDVDYIESVLSATPDDATAVVIGAGFIGLEAVENLVHRGVHVTLVQRNLQLFTPLDPEMAAPLTALLRDRGVDVRVGTTVLGASASGLGLELSDGTTVPADLVIDASGVSPDTSLAEQAGLRIGATGGVWVDSSQRTSDPFIYAVGDGVEKTDAVSGDPLLVTMAGLANRHGRAAADSIAGQSEPAAPALGTSILGLFGVTISLTGWSEKRLVAAGRAHRIAHTHPGSHAGYYPGSESMSMKLLIDPVTDAILGAQIVGGSGVDKRMDVIVTAMAGGLTASALTRLELAYAPQFSSAKDPVNQLGYVADNLRTGTSRNIQWHELAAARAAGAVLVDVRNPGEFEAGTVDGAINVPLDDLRARLGDLPNAPLIVHCQVGQRGHTAARILAQHGFDVRNLDGGYRTWLAGASLTPTRTAPERILA, from the coding sequence ATGAAAACACTCATCGTAGGCGGGGTCGCCGGCGGAATGTCGGCCGCGACCAGGCTGCGCCGACTCGACGAACAGGCCGAGATCGTGGTCTTCGAACGCGGCCAGTACGTGTCATTCGCGAACTGCGGGCTGCCCTATTACGTGGGTGGCCTGATCGAGAACCGCTCCGAACTGCTGCTGCAGACTCCCGAGTCACTCACGAGTCGCTTTCGGCTCGACGTGCGCATTAATAACGAAGTCACGTCGATCGACCGCGCCGCGCGCACCGTCACCGTGCGCAACACCCTCACCGGGGCTTTCTCCACCGAGACCTACGACCGCCTCATTCTGGCCGCCGGTGCATCCGCTCGAATAGCGCGTGCGGGGTTGACCACGTCTACGCTGCGCACCGTGGACGATGTGGACTACATCGAGTCCGTGCTCTCTGCGACGCCGGATGACGCCACCGCCGTCGTGATCGGTGCCGGATTCATTGGCTTGGAGGCTGTGGAGAATCTCGTGCACCGCGGTGTGCACGTCACGCTCGTGCAGCGCAACCTGCAGCTCTTCACCCCCCTCGACCCCGAAATGGCCGCTCCGCTCACCGCACTCCTGCGCGACCGCGGCGTCGACGTGCGCGTGGGCACGACCGTGCTCGGCGCATCCGCTTCGGGACTCGGCCTCGAACTGAGCGACGGCACCACGGTGCCGGCCGACCTCGTGATCGACGCCAGTGGCGTCAGCCCCGACACCTCGCTGGCCGAACAGGCCGGGCTGCGCATCGGCGCGACCGGCGGCGTGTGGGTTGACAGCAGCCAGCGCACGAGCGACCCGTTCATCTACGCCGTGGGCGATGGTGTGGAGAAAACGGATGCCGTCAGCGGCGACCCGCTGCTCGTCACCATGGCGGGGCTCGCCAACCGGCACGGACGCGCCGCGGCCGACAGCATTGCCGGGCAGAGCGAACCCGCAGCGCCCGCGCTGGGGACCTCGATTCTGGGACTCTTCGGGGTCACCATTTCCCTCACCGGCTGGAGCGAGAAGCGCCTCGTGGCCGCTGGCCGCGCACACCGCATCGCGCACACCCATCCCGGATCGCACGCGGGGTACTACCCCGGCTCCGAGTCGATGAGCATGAAACTTCTCATTGACCCGGTCACCGATGCTATCCTCGGCGCCCAGATCGTGGGCGGCAGCGGGGTGGACAAGCGCATGGACGTGATCGTGACGGCCATGGCCGGCGGGCTCACGGCATCCGCTCTCACGCGCTTGGAGCTGGCCTACGCGCCGCAGTTCAGCTCGGCAAAAGACCCCGTGAACCAGCTGGGCTACGTGGCCGACAACCTGCGCACCGGAACGAGCCGCAATATTCAGTGGCACGAACTCGCGGCGGCACGTGCGGCCGGCGCGGTGCTCGTGGACGTGCGCAACCCCGGCGAATTCGAGGCCGGTACGGTGGACGGTGCCATCAATGTGCCGCTCGATGACCTGCGCGCGCGGCTCGGCGATCTGCCGAACGCCCCGCTGATTGTGCACTGCCAGGTGGGCCAGCGCGGCCACACTGCGGCGCGTATTCTGGCCCAGCACGGCTTCGACGTGCGTAATCTTGATGGCGGCTACCGAACATGGCTCGCCGG